The following are from one region of the Mesorhizobium sp. B2-8-5 genome:
- a CDS encoding alpha-E domain-containing protein, whose product MLLGRTANGLYWMNRYIERAENMARLVDAGLRMALTRTQSASEEWNSVLLSAGSDIAFSRKYQDYTAANVSDFLLRDTSNPSSTMSSIETARNNARMVRTALTRETWESINEAWMSLKRMLARPIDERDLPTVLDAIKRETALIRGSFYGTMLRNEIFDFSQLGTYVERADNTARILDVKYYVLLPSLSWVGSTLDNYQWESILRSVSAHRSYRWVYEADYKPTNIADYLILNVRMPRSLTFCYRFLGEHLKFLADDYGERHACHATAEKIQALLKRGSIKDIFDHGLHEFLAEFIRDNTRLGDEIAQDYRFY is encoded by the coding sequence ATGCTTCTCGGCCGCACCGCAAACGGTCTCTACTGGATGAACCGCTATATCGAGCGGGCCGAAAACATGGCGCGCCTGGTCGACGCGGGATTGCGCATGGCGCTGACGCGCACGCAGAGCGCTTCGGAGGAATGGAACTCGGTGCTGCTCAGCGCCGGCTCGGACATCGCCTTCAGCCGGAAATACCAGGACTACACCGCCGCCAACGTCTCCGACTTCCTGCTGCGCGACACTTCGAACCCGTCGAGCACGATGTCGTCGATCGAGACGGCGCGCAACAATGCCCGCATGGTGCGCACGGCGCTGACGCGCGAGACCTGGGAAAGCATCAACGAAGCCTGGATGTCGCTGAAGCGCATGCTGGCGAGGCCGATCGACGAACGCGACCTGCCGACGGTGCTCGATGCCATCAAGCGCGAGACGGCGCTGATCCGCGGTTCGTTCTACGGCACGATGCTGCGCAACGAGATTTTCGACTTCTCGCAGCTCGGCACCTATGTCGAGCGCGCCGACAACACGGCTCGCATCCTCGACGTGAAATATTACGTGCTCTTGCCTTCGCTGTCCTGGGTCGGCTCGACGCTGGACAACTACCAGTGGGAGTCGATCCTGCGCTCGGTGTCGGCACACCGCTCCTATCGCTGGGTTTACGAAGCCGACTACAAGCCGACGAACATCGCCGACTATCTCATCCTCAACGTGCGCATGCCGCGCTCGTTGACCTTCTGCTACCGCTTCCTCGGCGAGCATCTGAAATTCCTCGCCGACGATTATGGTGAGCGCCATGCCTGCCATGCCACGGCCGAGAAGATCCAGGCATTGCTCAAGAGAGGGTCGATCAAGGACATATTCGACCACGGCTTGCACGAATTCCTGGCAGAGTTCATTCGCGACAACACCAGGCTGGGCGACGAGATCGCTCAGGACTACCGGTTCTATTGA
- a CDS encoding transglutaminase family protein, translated as MRLKIIHRTEYRYDQPVQYLLQRLRLLPSSGRTQTVDSWAIKVEGAREEVRFIDHFGNDTRLVSAESGQNSITVEAAGHVTTHDTAGVTGPHQGFAPLWLFAQQTQLTTAGERIRELAGAVGQGTEIERLHRLMGAIGERVAYRPGTTSVVTPAEEALALKSGVCQDHSHIFIAAAGALGFPARYISGYLMMDAAVEQAASHAWAEAYVVGLGWVSFDPANGISPDERYVRVATGRDYRDASPVSGILLGQAQEKLAVTVTVEQ; from the coding sequence ATGCGGCTCAAGATCATACATCGCACCGAGTACCGCTACGATCAGCCGGTGCAGTATCTGCTGCAGCGGCTGCGCCTGCTGCCTTCCAGCGGGCGTACGCAGACCGTCGACTCCTGGGCGATCAAGGTCGAGGGCGCGCGCGAGGAGGTGCGCTTCATCGACCATTTCGGCAACGATACGCGGCTGGTGAGCGCCGAGAGCGGCCAGAACTCGATCACCGTCGAGGCCGCCGGACACGTGACCACGCATGATACGGCGGGCGTGACGGGCCCGCATCAGGGCTTTGCGCCGCTCTGGCTGTTCGCACAGCAGACGCAGCTCACCACTGCCGGCGAGCGCATCCGCGAATTGGCCGGCGCGGTCGGACAGGGCACCGAGATCGAGCGACTGCACCGGCTGATGGGCGCTATCGGCGAACGCGTCGCCTACAGGCCAGGCACCACCAGCGTCGTGACGCCGGCGGAGGAGGCGCTCGCGTTGAAATCCGGCGTCTGCCAGGACCATAGCCATATCTTCATCGCCGCGGCGGGCGCGCTTGGTTTTCCCGCCCGCTATATCAGCGGCTACCTGATGATGGATGCTGCCGTCGAGCAGGCGGCAAGCCATGCCTGGGCCGAGGCCTATGTCGTCGGGCTCGGATGGGTGTCCTTCGACCCGGCGAACGGTATCTCTCCCGACGAACGCTATGTGCGGGTGGCGACGGGGCGCGACTATCGCGATGCCTCGCCGGTCTCGGGGATATTGCTGGGGCAGGCGCAAGAGAAGCTTGCCGTGACCGTCACGGTAGAGCAGTAA
- a CDS encoding peptidase, whose amino-acid sequence MTYCVGLKIDRGLVFMSDTRTNAGMDSISTFKKMHVWEQPGERVIVLMSAGNLATTQAVVSLLDERNKAVGDRHGKLLETPSMYQTVRLVGDTVKEAIAHASPDGEKADAYFNASFILGGQIKGSPPRLFMIYPEGNFIESTDDTPFFQIGETKYGKPIIIRAYDRTMSLAETVKLLLVSFDSTLKSNLSVGLPLDLLFMEQDAFKVGLNRRIGHDDPYYRTISDGWSSALKLAFSNLPDFPG is encoded by the coding sequence ATGACCTATTGCGTCGGCCTCAAGATCGATCGCGGGCTCGTGTTCATGTCGGACACGCGCACCAATGCCGGCATGGATTCGATATCGACCTTCAAGAAGATGCATGTGTGGGAACAGCCCGGCGAGCGCGTCATCGTGCTGATGTCGGCGGGCAACCTTGCCACGACGCAGGCCGTCGTCAGCCTGCTCGACGAGCGCAACAAGGCGGTCGGCGACCGCCATGGGAAGCTGCTCGAGACCCCGTCCATGTACCAGACGGTGCGGCTGGTCGGCGATACGGTCAAGGAAGCGATCGCGCATGCGTCGCCCGACGGCGAGAAGGCGGACGCCTATTTCAATGCTTCCTTCATCCTCGGCGGCCAGATCAAGGGCAGCCCGCCCAGGCTGTTCATGATCTATCCGGAAGGCAATTTCATCGAATCGACCGACGACACGCCCTTCTTCCAGATCGGCGAGACGAAATACGGCAAGCCGATCATCATCCGTGCCTATGACCGGACAATGAGCCTGGCGGAGACGGTGAAGCTGCTGCTGGTATCCTTCGACTCGACGCTGAAATCCAACCTTTCGGTCGGGCTGCCGCTCGATCTTCTGTTCATGGAACAGGATGCGTTCAAGGTGGGGCTGAACCGGCGGATCGGCCATGACGATCCTTACTACCGCACCATTTCGGATGGCTGGTCCAGCGCGCTGAAACTGGCCTTTTCAAACCTGCCGGATTTTCCGGGGTAG
- a CDS encoding pyridoxal phosphate-dependent decarboxylase family protein, whose protein sequence is MDNEEFRDWSRRAADWGADYRAGLRERPVRPAIAPGEIFRSIEFSPPEMPEPMDKIFADFEEKIVPGMTHWQHPRFFAYFPANAAPVSVVAEYLVSAMAAQCMLWQTSPAATELETRVVDWMRQALGLPEGFSGVIQDSASSATLAAVLTMRERALDWQGNKKGLAGQAKLRVYSSDQVHTSIDRAIWVSGIGEENLIRIPVGGRFRAMDTAALEAAIVADRKAGLLPAGIIACVGGTSTGGTDDIAAVAAVAKRHGLYLHVDAAWAGSAMICPEYRQFWTGVEGADSIVFNPHKWLGAQFDCSIQFIRQPEDLVRTLAIKPDYLKTRGHDGIINYSEWSVPLGRRFRALKLWFLLRAHGLEGLRNMIRKHVAWSEGLAARLAREADFELSSEPMLSLFSFRHRAAPGIDADEHNLRLVDAINTDGRVYLTQTRVDGRVAIRFQAGQFEATAADVDAAFDVITEIARRPS, encoded by the coding sequence ATGGACAATGAGGAATTCCGCGACTGGTCGAGGCGGGCAGCCGATTGGGGCGCCGATTACCGCGCCGGCTTGCGCGAGCGTCCGGTGCGGCCGGCAATAGCGCCGGGCGAGATTTTCAGGAGCATCGAGTTTTCGCCACCCGAAATGCCCGAGCCGATGGACAAGATCTTCGCCGACTTCGAAGAAAAGATCGTGCCGGGCATGACGCATTGGCAGCACCCGCGTTTCTTCGCCTATTTCCCGGCCAATGCGGCGCCGGTTTCGGTCGTGGCGGAATATCTGGTCTCGGCGATGGCCGCGCAATGCATGCTGTGGCAGACCTCGCCGGCGGCGACCGAGCTCGAGACGCGCGTCGTCGACTGGATGCGCCAGGCGCTCGGCCTGCCCGAGGGCTTTTCCGGCGTGATCCAGGATTCGGCCTCGTCGGCGACGCTTGCCGCGGTGCTCACCATGCGCGAGCGGGCGCTTGACTGGCAGGGAAACAAAAAAGGGTTGGCCGGGCAGGCAAAGCTTCGCGTCTACTCCTCCGACCAGGTCCATACCTCGATCGACCGCGCCATCTGGGTTTCCGGCATCGGCGAGGAAAACCTCATCCGCATCCCGGTCGGCGGACGTTTTCGCGCCATGGACACGGCGGCGCTCGAGGCTGCGATCGTTGCCGATCGCAAGGCCGGCCTTCTGCCGGCCGGCATCATCGCCTGCGTCGGCGGCACCAGCACCGGCGGCACAGACGACATCGCGGCGGTAGCCGCCGTCGCGAAGCGGCACGGGCTCTACCTGCACGTCGACGCCGCCTGGGCCGGATCGGCGATGATCTGCCCGGAATACCGGCAATTCTGGACCGGCGTCGAAGGCGCTGATTCCATCGTCTTCAATCCGCATAAGTGGCTGGGCGCGCAGTTCGACTGCTCGATCCAGTTCATCCGCCAGCCGGAGGATCTCGTGCGCACGCTGGCGATCAAGCCGGACTATCTAAAAACCCGAGGCCATGACGGCATCATCAACTATTCGGAATGGTCGGTGCCGCTCGGGCGCCGCTTCCGGGCGCTGAAGCTCTGGTTCCTGCTGCGTGCCCATGGCCTCGAAGGCCTGCGCAACATGATAAGAAAACATGTCGCCTGGAGCGAAGGGCTTGCCGCGCGGCTGGCCAGGGAGGCGGATTTCGAGCTCAGCAGCGAGCCGATGCTGTCGCTTTTCTCGTTCCGGCATCGCGCGGCACCAGGCATCGATGCTGACGAGCACAATCTGCGTCTGGTCGACGCCATCAACACCGATGGCCGCGTCTATCTCACGCAGACGCGGGTCGACGGGCGCGTGGCGATCCGCTTTCAGGCGGGGCAGTTCGAGGCGACGGCAGCCGATGTCGACGCGGCGTTCGACGTCATAACCGAGATTGCGCGGCGTCCATCCTGA
- a CDS encoding DeoR/GlpR family DNA-binding transcription regulator gives MFLSPRHAEIIQMAKDHGRVLVDDLATHFNVTPQTIRKDLNDLCDQRLLTRIHGGALFPSGIENMEYEARRKIAADEKEAIGSAAARLIPDNASLFINIGTTTEAVSKALLDHNGLMVITNNINVANRMRIYPTIEVVIAGGVVRGSDGGIVGEAAVDFIRQFKVDYAVIGASAIDHDGALLDFDFREVKVAQAIIANARHVILVSDRTKFERTAPVRIGHLSQVNTFITDRCEIPSIRKICEETEVRLLETALE, from the coding sequence ATGTTTCTTTCGCCACGCCATGCCGAGATCATCCAGATGGCGAAAGACCATGGCCGGGTGCTGGTCGACGACCTGGCGACGCATTTCAATGTGACGCCGCAGACCATCCGCAAGGACCTCAACGATCTGTGCGATCAGCGGCTGCTGACCCGCATCCATGGCGGTGCGCTGTTCCCGTCCGGCATCGAGAACATGGAGTACGAGGCACGGCGCAAGATTGCGGCCGACGAGAAGGAGGCGATCGGCAGCGCGGCGGCGCGGCTGATCCCTGACAATGCCTCGCTGTTCATCAATATCGGCACCACCACCGAGGCCGTCAGCAAGGCGCTGCTCGACCATAACGGGCTTATGGTCATCACCAATAATATCAACGTTGCCAATAGGATGCGCATCTACCCGACGATCGAGGTGGTGATCGCCGGCGGCGTCGTGCGCGGTTCCGACGGCGGCATTGTCGGCGAGGCGGCCGTCGATTTCATCCGTCAGTTCAAGGTCGATTACGCCGTCATCGGCGCCTCGGCAATCGATCATGACGGCGCGCTGCTCGACTTCGATTTCCGCGAGGTGAAGGTGGCGCAGGCCATCATCGCGAATGCGCGCCACGTCATCCTGGTCTCCGACCGGACGAAGTTCGAGCGCACGGCGCCGGTTCGGATCGGCCATCTTTCGCAGGTGAATACCTTCATCACCGATCGTTGCGAGATCCCGTCGATCCGCAAGATTTGCGAGGAAACCGAGGTCCGGCTGCTTGAGACAGCGCTCGAATAG
- the glpD gene encoding glycerol-3-phosphate dehydrogenase, whose product MDASPIHDIFVIGGGINGCGIARDAVGRGFSVYLAEMNDLASGTSSGSTKLIHGGLRYLEFYEFRLVREALMEREVLWKNAPHIIWPMRFVLPYAKGLRPAWLIRLGLFLYDHIGGRKLLAATKTLDMARDPAGKPLKPLFRKAFEYSDGWVNDARLVALNARDAADRGAVIRTRSKVVGARRDGALWTIKVQNVLTGEIEEVRARLLVNAAGPWVDHVLSTAVGQNDVHNVRLVQGSHIVIHRKFDDPRAYFFQNKDGRIIFAIPYEEEFTLIGTTDRDYPGDPHDVKISDTEIDYLCAAASEYFAQPVKRSDIVWTYSAVRPLYDDGASKAQEATRDYVLKADGGEGAAPLLNAFGGKITTFRRLAESMLEKIEGFLGKRGKPWTHDAPLPGGDFAATGFDAQVARLKNAYPFLDQRLARRFTRLYGTRAERLLGLAKSNADLGRNFGADLFEAEVRYLAENEWAVTAEDVLWRRTKRGLHFSREQTAALEEFMRGLSSRHVAAAE is encoded by the coding sequence TTGGACGCATCTCCGATCCATGACATTTTCGTCATCGGCGGCGGCATCAATGGCTGCGGCATAGCCCGCGATGCCGTTGGTCGTGGATTTTCGGTATACCTCGCCGAGATGAACGATCTCGCCAGCGGAACCTCGTCGGGCTCGACCAAGCTCATCCATGGCGGCCTTCGCTACCTCGAATTCTACGAGTTCCGGCTGGTGCGTGAGGCGCTGATGGAGCGCGAGGTTCTGTGGAAGAACGCGCCGCATATCATTTGGCCGATGCGCTTCGTTCTGCCTTATGCCAAAGGCCTCAGGCCCGCCTGGCTGATCCGGCTGGGATTGTTCCTTTACGATCATATCGGCGGGCGCAAGCTGCTGGCGGCGACGAAGACGCTGGATATGGCCCGCGATCCGGCGGGCAAGCCGCTCAAGCCATTGTTCCGCAAGGCTTTCGAATATTCGGACGGTTGGGTCAACGACGCGCGCCTGGTGGCGCTGAACGCTCGTGACGCGGCAGACCGGGGCGCCGTTATCCGCACCCGCAGCAAGGTCGTCGGTGCGCGGCGCGACGGTGCGCTTTGGACCATAAAAGTGCAGAATGTGCTTACCGGTGAAATCGAGGAGGTTCGCGCGCGGCTTCTCGTCAACGCCGCCGGCCCTTGGGTCGATCACGTGCTCTCGACCGCCGTCGGCCAGAACGACGTCCACAATGTCCGCCTCGTGCAAGGCAGCCACATCGTCATCCATAGGAAGTTCGACGATCCGCGCGCCTATTTCTTCCAGAACAAGGATGGCCGCATCATCTTCGCCATTCCTTACGAGGAAGAATTCACGCTGATCGGCACCACCGACCGCGATTATCCGGGCGATCCGCACGACGTGAAGATCTCCGACACCGAGATCGACTATCTGTGCGCCGCGGCAAGCGAATATTTCGCGCAGCCGGTGAAGCGCTCCGACATCGTCTGGACCTATTCGGCGGTGCGCCCGCTCTATGACGACGGCGCCTCCAAGGCGCAGGAGGCGACGCGCGACTATGTGCTGAAGGCCGATGGCGGGGAGGGTGCTGCCCCCTTGCTCAACGCTTTCGGCGGCAAGATCACGACTTTCCGCCGACTGGCGGAATCGATGCTTGAGAAGATCGAAGGTTTTCTCGGCAAGCGCGGCAAGCCGTGGACGCATGACGCGCCGCTGCCTGGCGGCGATTTCGCCGCGACCGGCTTCGATGCCCAGGTCGCCAGGCTGAAGAACGCCTATCCGTTTCTCGACCAGCGGCTGGCGCGCCGCTTCACCCGGCTTTACGGCACGCGGGCGGAAAGGCTGCTCGGGCTCGCCAAGTCGAATGCGGATCTCGGCCGCAATTTCGGCGCCGACCTTTTCGAGGCGGAAGTTCGCTATCTGGCCGAAAACGAATGGGCGGTCACCGCCGAGGACGTGTTGTGGCGCCGCACCAAGCGCGGCCTGCATTTCAGCCGCGAGCAGACCGCGGCATTGGAAGAATTCATGCGCGGACTGAGCAGCCGCCATGTCGCGGCAGCGGAATGA
- a CDS encoding ABC transporter ATP-binding protein — translation MLELRNVTKTVGAQEHIRDVSLTLLHGSLNVLLGPTLSGKTSLMRLMAGLDAPTSGSVWFDGKDVTRQKVQKRNVAMVYQQFINYPAMTVYENIASPLRVAGLDQAKIDKEVRNAAALLKLTPYLDRTPLNLSGGQQQRTALARAIVKNASLVLLDEPLANLDYKLREELRAELPKIFAAAGTIFVYATTEPHEALLLGGNTATLSEGRVTQFGSTVEVFRKPVDLVTARTFADPPLNTIVLSKKGSDFLLEGGVKLPVPTELTRVPDASYTIGFQPHHLSLERPNASAVPVRAKVTITEITGSESFVHLDFADARWVMLAHGILDFETDDEVEVFIDPRHIMVFDQNGRAVTASKLAA, via the coding sequence ATGCTGGAACTGAGGAACGTGACGAAGACCGTCGGCGCGCAGGAGCATATCCGCGACGTGTCGCTGACGCTTCTGCACGGCTCGCTGAACGTGCTCCTCGGGCCGACGCTTTCCGGCAAGACCAGCCTGATGCGGCTGATGGCAGGCCTCGACGCGCCGACTTCCGGCTCGGTCTGGTTCGATGGCAAGGACGTCACCAGACAGAAGGTGCAGAAGCGCAATGTCGCCATGGTCTACCAGCAGTTCATCAATTACCCGGCGATGACCGTCTACGAGAACATCGCCTCGCCGCTGCGGGTGGCCGGCCTCGATCAGGCGAAGATCGACAAGGAGGTGCGCAACGCGGCGGCGCTTTTGAAGCTCACGCCCTATCTCGACCGCACGCCGCTCAACCTGTCCGGCGGCCAGCAACAACGTACCGCGCTTGCCCGCGCCATCGTCAAGAATGCCAGCCTGGTGCTGCTCGACGAGCCTTTGGCCAATCTCGACTACAAGCTTCGCGAGGAATTGCGCGCCGAGCTGCCGAAAATTTTTGCCGCCGCCGGCACCATCTTCGTCTATGCGACGACAGAGCCGCACGAGGCGCTTTTGCTCGGCGGCAACACGGCGACGCTTTCGGAAGGCCGCGTCACGCAATTCGGCTCGACGGTCGAAGTGTTCCGCAAGCCGGTCGACCTGGTGACGGCGCGGACCTTCGCCGATCCCCCGCTCAACACCATCGTGCTCTCCAAGAAGGGGTCGGATTTCCTGCTCGAAGGCGGCGTCAAGCTGCCGGTGCCGACGGAACTCACCCGCGTTCCTGACGCCAGCTACACGATCGGCTTCCAGCCGCATCATTTGTCGCTGGAGCGGCCGAACGCTTCCGCTGTGCCGGTGCGGGCGAAGGTCACCATCACGGAGATCACCGGCTCGGAAAGCTTCGTCCATCTCGATTTCGCCGATGCGCGCTGGGTCATGCTTGCGCATGGCATTCTCGATTTCGAGACGGACGACGAGGTCGAGGTGTTCATCGATCCGCGCCACATCATGGTGTTCGACCAGAACGGCCGCGCCGTGACGGCGTCGAAGCTGGCGGCGTGA